One Streptomyces drozdowiczii DNA segment encodes these proteins:
- a CDS encoding beta-galactosidase: MPSLRDAARGRILFGGDYNPEQWPEEVWEDDVRLMKEAGVNSVTLGVFSWAKIEPRPGAREFDWLDRLMDLMHAHGIGVVLATPTASPPPWMGARHPETLPRAEDGSIVWYGSRQQFCPSSPVYRRYAAALTEDLAARYARHPALTVWHINNEYCTHCWCDETAGHFRRWLRARYGTLDALNEAWGTAFWSQRYDAWTEILPPRKAQYMRNPTQVLDFKRFTSDALMECFTAERDIVARHTPHIPVTTNFMPLWSGQDAWAWSAEEDIVSVDVYPDPRDPWGGQYNAMLADMTRSQAAGPWMLMEQAAGAVNWRGVNHPKPEGLNRLWSLQSVARGADAICYFQWRQSRQGSEKFHSGMLGHAGERGRAFRETRQLGGELAAIGAAVSGTGVTAEVAVLHDWDAWWAGAQEGAPSALLDYAEVIRRWHRALWENGTPTDFARPDADLGRYKAVLVPHLYLLDDAAIDNLVAYAAGGGRLVCGFFSGVADVDDRVRPGGMDARLRELFGIATLHEWWPLDADETVECDGFRGTLWSEELEAAEGTEILAAYRDGELAGLPAVLRRGRAVYVSTLPEPPALRALLADVVREAGIEPVLAGLPEGVEAVRRGELLFLLHHRREMVTVAVPGVYEDLLTGRVVTDRIALGRYGVAVLRRSAP, from the coding sequence GGGGTCAACTCCGTCACCCTCGGCGTCTTCTCCTGGGCGAAGATCGAACCCCGGCCGGGCGCCCGCGAGTTCGACTGGCTCGACCGGCTGATGGACCTGATGCACGCGCACGGCATCGGCGTCGTGCTCGCCACCCCGACCGCGTCCCCGCCGCCCTGGATGGGGGCGCGGCACCCGGAGACGCTGCCGCGCGCCGAGGACGGGTCGATCGTCTGGTACGGCTCGCGCCAGCAGTTCTGCCCCAGCTCGCCGGTCTACCGCCGTTACGCCGCCGCGCTCACCGAGGACCTGGCCGCGCGGTACGCACGGCATCCGGCGCTCACCGTGTGGCACATCAACAACGAGTACTGCACGCACTGCTGGTGCGACGAGACGGCGGGCCACTTCCGCCGCTGGCTGCGCGCCCGGTACGGGACGCTCGACGCCCTCAACGAGGCGTGGGGCACCGCATTCTGGAGCCAGCGCTACGACGCGTGGACGGAGATCCTGCCGCCGCGCAAGGCGCAGTACATGAGGAACCCCACCCAGGTGCTGGACTTCAAGCGCTTCACGTCCGACGCCCTCATGGAGTGCTTCACCGCCGAGCGGGACATCGTCGCCCGGCACACCCCGCACATCCCGGTGACGACCAACTTCATGCCGCTGTGGTCCGGGCAGGACGCCTGGGCCTGGTCGGCCGAGGAGGACATCGTCTCGGTCGACGTCTACCCGGACCCGCGCGACCCGTGGGGCGGGCAGTACAACGCGATGCTCGCCGACATGACGCGCTCGCAGGCGGCCGGCCCGTGGATGCTGATGGAGCAGGCGGCGGGCGCGGTGAACTGGCGGGGCGTCAACCACCCGAAGCCGGAGGGGCTGAACCGCCTCTGGTCGCTCCAGTCCGTGGCGCGCGGCGCCGACGCGATCTGCTACTTCCAGTGGCGGCAGTCCCGGCAGGGCTCGGAGAAGTTCCACTCGGGGATGCTCGGCCACGCCGGTGAGCGGGGCCGCGCCTTCCGCGAGACCCGGCAGCTGGGCGGCGAGCTGGCCGCGATCGGCGCCGCCGTCTCCGGTACGGGCGTGACCGCCGAGGTCGCCGTCCTGCACGACTGGGACGCCTGGTGGGCGGGCGCCCAGGAGGGCGCCCCGTCCGCGCTGCTCGACTACGCGGAGGTGATCCGGCGCTGGCACCGGGCGCTGTGGGAGAACGGCACGCCCACGGACTTCGCCCGCCCCGACGCCGACCTCGGCCGGTACAAGGCGGTCCTCGTCCCGCACCTCTACCTCCTCGACGACGCGGCGATCGACAACCTCGTGGCGTACGCGGCGGGCGGCGGCCGTCTGGTCTGCGGCTTCTTCAGCGGCGTCGCGGACGTGGACGACCGCGTCCGGCCCGGCGGGATGGACGCCCGCCTGCGCGAGCTGTTCGGGATCGCCACCCTGCACGAGTGGTGGCCGCTGGACGCGGACGAGACCGTGGAGTGCGACGGCTTCCGGGGCACCCTCTGGTCCGAGGAGCTGGAGGCGGCCGAGGGCACCGAGATCCTGGCCGCCTACCGCGACGGCGAGCTGGCCGGGCTGCCCGCCGTGCTGCGCCGGGGCCGCGCGGTGTACGTGTCGACGCTCCCCGAGCCCCCGGCGCTGCGGGCCCTGCTGGCCGACGTGGTCCGGGAGGCCGGAATCGAGCCGGTCCTCGCCGGGCTGCCCGAGGGGGTGGAGGCGGTGCGCCGGGGCGAGCTGCTGTTCCTGCTGCACCACCGCCGCGAGATGGTCACCGTGGCCGTGCCCGGCGTGTACGAGGACCTGCTCACCGGGCGCGTGGTCACGGACCGGATCGCGCTCGGCCGCTACGGCGTCGCGGTGCTGCGGAGATCCGCGCCGTGA
- a CDS encoding glycosyl hydrolase family 95 catalytic domain-containing protein, with translation MTGRTDIDSTWEPRPAARWEDAFLGGNGRHGAMVYGDPADDRVIVNHHSLVRPNGSEHVRPPELADRLGRLQSALLAGDTLAAEHFGAGRPLVWVQPFHPAFRTRVRPVPGNAADPATGYRRAVDFATGEITAVCESWRSRVFVSRADDVIVQHITGPGLAVDVTLDHALPGAPARLAVGRSTVLTPDGARLTLRAGYPDSDLAYTGATVLRTEGGRVAVAGDGVRVEGARGLLLLTRVRRHAGHLDLAAECAALPGDGYAALLARHVALHRPAFERAALTLDADPAERALPGSELLRWPDSPALLERLCAAGRYHLLSASGALPPRLTGLWTGDWDTAWSGAFTTNANLNLQIASAAAAALPEVSEAHAALVYGQLADWRDNARAIFGARGIVAPSHTDGESGHTRHYQRAYPLHLWTAGADWLLEPLIEHAETTGAEDPRLTAALHETALFYEDFLTRTGPDGRVAVVPSYSPENRPANASWVTVDATMDLAAARHALTASADRSPGAPVAARRRALADRLADYRVNEDGALAEWAWPGLAETYDHRHLSHLYPVWPLDAINPYDTPGLSAAAHRALALRGAENDSAHGHLHHALIAARLRDRARASAAVRAVLAGDFFHDSLMSAHYPGRDVYNADAAHALPAAVIESLVQSTPHRLVLLPAPLAGCPGGELRGVRTRFGATLDLSWSADGTATAVLRPARDARVDVRTGDGHTLTEASAGSPSAPLELTAGVDRVLELRPR, from the coding sequence GTGACCGGGCGCACCGACATCGACTCCACCTGGGAGCCGCGCCCCGCCGCCCGCTGGGAGGACGCCTTCCTCGGCGGCAACGGCCGGCACGGTGCCATGGTGTACGGCGACCCGGCCGACGACCGGGTGATCGTCAACCATCACAGCCTGGTCCGGCCCAACGGCAGCGAGCATGTCCGGCCGCCCGAGCTTGCGGACCGGCTGGGCCGGCTCCAGAGCGCGCTGCTCGCCGGGGACACCCTGGCCGCGGAGCACTTCGGCGCGGGCCGGCCGCTGGTGTGGGTGCAGCCCTTCCACCCGGCCTTCCGGACGCGCGTCCGGCCGGTGCCCGGGAACGCCGCCGACCCGGCCACCGGGTACCGCAGGGCGGTCGACTTCGCCACCGGTGAGATCACCGCCGTCTGCGAGTCGTGGCGCAGCCGCGTCTTCGTCTCGCGCGCCGACGACGTGATCGTCCAGCACATCACCGGGCCGGGGCTCGCCGTGGACGTGACGCTCGACCACGCCCTGCCCGGCGCCCCGGCGCGCCTTGCGGTCGGCCGGAGCACGGTGCTCACCCCGGACGGGGCCCGGCTGACGCTGCGCGCGGGCTATCCCGACAGCGACCTCGCCTACACCGGCGCGACGGTGCTCCGCACGGAGGGCGGGCGGGTCGCGGTGGCGGGCGACGGCGTCCGGGTCGAGGGCGCGCGGGGCCTGTTGCTGCTGACCCGGGTGCGCCGGCACGCGGGCCACCTGGACCTGGCGGCGGAGTGCGCGGCGCTGCCCGGTGACGGGTATGCCGCGCTGCTGGCCCGGCATGTGGCGCTGCACCGGCCCGCCTTCGAGCGGGCGGCGCTCACGCTGGACGCGGACCCGGCGGAGCGGGCGCTCCCCGGCTCCGAGTTGCTGCGGTGGCCGGACAGCCCGGCGCTGCTGGAGCGGCTGTGCGCGGCGGGCCGCTACCACCTGCTGTCGGCGTCCGGGGCCCTGCCGCCCCGGCTGACGGGGCTCTGGACGGGCGACTGGGACACCGCGTGGTCGGGGGCCTTCACGACGAACGCCAACCTGAACCTCCAGATCGCCTCGGCCGCCGCGGCCGCGCTGCCGGAGGTGTCGGAGGCCCACGCGGCGCTGGTGTACGGGCAGCTCGCGGACTGGCGGGACAACGCGCGGGCCATCTTCGGGGCGCGCGGCATCGTGGCCCCGTCGCACACGGACGGCGAGTCCGGGCACACCCGCCACTACCAGCGCGCCTACCCGCTGCACCTGTGGACGGCCGGCGCGGACTGGCTCCTGGAGCCGCTGATCGAGCACGCGGAGACGACGGGGGCCGAGGACCCCCGGCTGACCGCCGCCCTGCACGAGACCGCCCTGTTCTACGAGGACTTCCTGACCCGGACCGGCCCGGACGGGCGGGTGGCCGTCGTGCCCTCGTACTCGCCGGAGAACCGTCCGGCCAACGCGAGCTGGGTCACGGTCGACGCGACGATGGACCTGGCGGCGGCCCGCCACGCGCTCACCGCGTCGGCCGACCGCTCCCCCGGCGCCCCGGTCGCCGCCCGCCGCCGCGCGCTGGCGGACCGGCTCGCCGACTACCGGGTCAACGAGGACGGCGCGCTCGCCGAGTGGGCGTGGCCGGGGCTCGCGGAGACGTACGACCACCGCCACCTCAGCCACCTCTACCCGGTGTGGCCGCTGGACGCGATCAACCCGTACGACACACCCGGGCTCTCCGCCGCCGCGCACCGGGCGCTCGCACTGCGGGGCGCGGAGAACGACTCGGCCCACGGCCATCTCCACCACGCGCTGATCGCGGCCCGGCTGCGGGACAGGGCCCGGGCCTCGGCGGCGGTCCGGGCGGTCCTCGCGGGCGACTTCTTCCACGACTCGCTGATGAGCGCCCACTACCCGGGCCGCGATGTGTACAACGCGGACGCGGCGCACGCCCTGCCCGCCGCCGTGATCGAGTCGCTGGTGCAGTCGACCCCGCACCGGCTGGTCCTGCTGCCCGCGCCGCTCGCGGGCTGTCCGGGCGGTGAACTGCGCGGTGTGCGTACGCGGTTCGGCGCGACCCTGGACCTGAGCTGGTCGGCCGACGGCACCGCGACGGCGGTCCTCCGCCCGGCGCGCGACGCCCGCGTCGACGTCCGCACGGGCGACGGCCACACCCTCACCGAAGCCTCCGCCGGCTCCCCCTCGGCTCCCCTGGAGCTGACGGCCGGTGTGGACCGCGTCCTGGAACTCCGGCCGCGGTAG
- a CDS encoding glycoside hydrolase family 12 protein, giving the protein MAPRTLNRLALTPAVALAALIGFAAAPAQAAVWSSSDQWGTYTTSDNYTLYNNIWGSGAGTQSIWANSSSDWGVWADHPNTGGIKSYPNAKKVVNKPIGSLSSLTSTYNVTVPSSGAYNTSYDIWDSDYDYEVMLWVNYNGAVGPLGTSQGNVTLGGHTWTVYKGDNGANQVFSFLRTSDSTSGTVDILPILKWIKDTKGWWGNETIGDVQFGYEITSSAGGLDFRTNGFGVSAR; this is encoded by the coding sequence ATGGCACCACGCACCCTCAACAGGCTGGCCCTGACCCCGGCGGTGGCGCTGGCGGCGCTCATCGGCTTCGCCGCCGCCCCCGCCCAGGCGGCCGTCTGGTCCTCGTCGGACCAGTGGGGCACGTACACCACCTCCGACAACTACACCCTGTACAACAACATCTGGGGCTCCGGCGCGGGCACCCAGTCCATCTGGGCCAACTCCTCGTCGGACTGGGGCGTATGGGCGGACCACCCGAACACCGGTGGCATCAAGTCGTATCCGAACGCCAAGAAGGTGGTGAACAAGCCGATCGGCTCGCTGTCGTCGCTCACCAGCACGTACAACGTCACCGTCCCGTCGTCCGGCGCGTACAACACCTCGTACGACATCTGGGACAGCGACTACGACTACGAGGTCATGCTCTGGGTCAACTACAACGGCGCGGTGGGCCCGTTGGGCACCTCACAGGGCAATGTGACGCTGGGCGGGCACACCTGGACCGTCTACAAGGGCGACAACGGCGCCAACCAGGTGTTCTCGTTCCTGCGGACCTCGGACTCCACCTCGGGGACGGTCGACATCCTGCCGATCCTGAAGTGGATCAAGGACACCAAGGGCTGGTGGGGCAACGAGACCATCGGTGACGTCCAGTTCGGCTACGAGATCACCTCGTCGGCCGGCGGGCTCGACTTCCGTACGAACGGATTCGGCGTCTCCGCGCGCTGA
- a CDS encoding LacI family DNA-binding transcriptional regulator: protein MVTLAEVAQHAGVSASTVSYVLSGKRSISVATRERVEQSIQQLGYHPNAGARALASSRSNIIALMVPLRTDMYVPVMMEIAIAVATTARTHGYDVLLLTGEEGPAAVRRIAGSSLADAMILMDVELHDERLPLLREADRAAVLIGLPADTTGLTCVDLDFEATGALCVEHLAGLGHREIAVIGEAAAVYERHTGFAERTVDGVRAKAQETGVRVLHRPCEGGYAAMAQTLSRIFDERPGTTGFIVQNEAAVEPLLNLLRQQGKAVPEDVSVVAICPEQVATQASVRLTSVAIPAQEMGRRSVEHVVAKLSGRGTDEVELLAPELTVRESTGRAPA from the coding sequence GTGGTCACCCTGGCCGAGGTCGCGCAGCACGCCGGAGTCTCCGCGAGCACGGTGAGCTACGTCCTCAGCGGGAAGCGCTCCATCTCCGTCGCCACCCGCGAGCGCGTCGAGCAGAGCATCCAGCAGCTCGGCTACCACCCCAACGCCGGGGCCCGGGCGCTCGCCAGCAGCCGGTCCAACATCATCGCGCTGATGGTGCCGCTGCGCACCGACATGTACGTGCCCGTGATGATGGAGATCGCCATCGCGGTCGCCACCACCGCCCGCACCCACGGCTACGACGTCCTCCTCCTCACCGGTGAGGAGGGACCGGCCGCCGTGCGGCGGATCGCGGGCAGCTCGCTGGCCGACGCGATGATCCTGATGGACGTGGAGCTGCACGACGAGCGGCTGCCGCTGCTGCGCGAGGCGGACCGGGCCGCCGTCCTGATCGGCCTGCCCGCCGACACCACCGGACTGACCTGCGTGGACCTCGACTTCGAGGCGACCGGGGCGCTCTGCGTGGAGCATCTGGCCGGCCTCGGCCACCGCGAGATCGCCGTCATCGGCGAGGCCGCGGCGGTCTACGAGCGCCACACCGGTTTCGCCGAGCGGACCGTCGACGGTGTACGCGCCAAGGCGCAGGAGACCGGCGTGCGCGTCCTGCACCGCCCCTGCGAGGGCGGGTACGCGGCGATGGCCCAGACCCTGTCCCGGATATTCGACGAGCGCCCCGGCACGACCGGCTTCATCGTGCAGAACGAGGCGGCCGTGGAGCCGCTGCTCAACCTGCTGCGCCAGCAGGGCAAGGCCGTCCCCGAGGACGTGTCGGTGGTGGCGATCTGCCCCGAGCAGGTGGCCACCCAGGCGTCGGTGCGGCTGACCTCCGTCGCCATACCGGCGCAGGAGATGGGCCGCCGCTCCGTCGAGCACGTCGTCGCCAAGCTGTCGGGCCGGGGCACGGACGAAGTCGAGCTGCTGGCACCGGAACTGACGGTGCGTGAGAGCACCGGGCGCGCCCCGGCGTGA
- a CDS encoding cytochrome P450 has product MTRPSPAESAPVSTDAPSGCPAHAGAVPLWGPGFQTEPRSVYRAMRRDHGPVVPVELLGGFPAWLVIGYRELHRVTSDGELFPRDVGLWNQWPNVPDDWPLLPMVGRPLPSLYFSAGKEHQRHARMVTPALEAADPFRIRQHCEQLADRLIDAVCARGTADLVAEFCEPLPVLVLARLVGFPDEEGAAIARVLKDLADGGPEAQSAHQRFGEHMARLLAAKRAEPGDDVASRMLAYPEEFTDEEYTLDLMAITAAGHLPTADWISNSVRLMLTEDEFADSMAGGRRSIGEAMNEVLWEDTPTQILAGRWAARDTQLGGQRIRAGDMLLLGLGAANTDPLIRQGLSGGAGPAHGGNGAHLAFSHGEYRCPFPAQEIAEIIARTGIEVLLDRLPDLRLDVAVEDLVRRPSPFLRGNTTLPVRFTPVRTTGDLS; this is encoded by the coding sequence ATGACGCGCCCCTCCCCGGCCGAGTCCGCGCCGGTGTCCACGGACGCCCCTTCCGGCTGCCCGGCACACGCCGGCGCCGTCCCGCTCTGGGGACCCGGCTTCCAGACCGAGCCCCGGAGCGTCTACCGCGCGATGCGCCGCGACCACGGGCCGGTCGTCCCCGTCGAACTCCTCGGCGGCTTCCCGGCCTGGCTGGTCATCGGCTACCGGGAGCTCCACCGGGTCACCAGCGACGGTGAGCTGTTCCCGCGCGACGTCGGCCTCTGGAACCAGTGGCCGAACGTCCCCGACGACTGGCCGCTGCTGCCGATGGTCGGGCGCCCCCTGCCGTCCCTCTACTTCAGCGCGGGCAAGGAGCACCAGCGGCACGCCCGCATGGTGACCCCCGCCCTCGAAGCCGCCGACCCGTTCCGCATCCGGCAGCACTGCGAGCAGCTGGCCGACCGGCTGATCGACGCGGTGTGCGCCCGGGGCACCGCCGACCTCGTCGCGGAGTTCTGCGAACCGCTGCCCGTGCTCGTCCTGGCCCGGCTCGTCGGCTTCCCCGACGAGGAGGGCGCCGCCATCGCGCGCGTCCTGAAGGACCTCGCGGACGGCGGACCGGAGGCGCAGAGCGCCCACCAGCGGTTCGGGGAGCACATGGCCCGGCTGCTCGCCGCGAAGCGGGCCGAGCCGGGCGACGACGTGGCCTCCCGGATGCTCGCGTACCCCGAGGAGTTCACCGACGAGGAGTACACGCTCGACCTGATGGCGATCACGGCCGCCGGGCACCTCCCGACCGCCGACTGGATCAGCAACTCGGTCCGGCTGATGCTCACCGAGGACGAGTTCGCCGACTCCATGGCCGGCGGCCGGCGCAGCATCGGCGAGGCCATGAACGAGGTGCTGTGGGAGGACACCCCCACCCAGATCCTGGCCGGCCGCTGGGCCGCCCGCGACACCCAGCTGGGCGGGCAGCGCATCCGGGCCGGCGACATGCTGCTCCTCGGGCTCGGCGCCGCCAACACCGACCCGCTGATCCGCCAGGGGCTCTCCGGCGGCGCGGGCCCCGCCCACGGCGGCAACGGCGCCCACCTGGCCTTCAGTCACGGCGAGTACCGGTGCCCGTTCCCCGCCCAGGAGATCGCCGAGATCATCGCCAGGACCGGCATCGAGGTGCTGCTCGACCGGCTGCCCGACCTCCGGCTCGACGTCGCCGTCGAGGACCTGGTCCGGCGGCCCTCCCCCTTCCTGCGCGGCAACACCACGCTCCCCGTCCGGTTCACCCCCGTACGCACGACAGGAGACCTCTCGTGA
- a CDS encoding phosphocholine-specific phospholipase C, which translates to MAELDRRRLLKLAGGSVALTALSSSIARAATLPARGRTGTIKDVEHIVVLMQENRSFDHYFGTMKGVRGYGDPRPVTLPSGKPVWHQADAAGKEVLPFRPPADKLGMQFLQDLNHDWAGGHRAFNKGAYDQWVPAKTATTMAHLTRDDIPFHYALADAFTVCDAYHCSFIGSTDPNRYYLWSGYTGNDGAGGGPELGNDERGYGWTTYPERLEEAGVSWKVYQDIGDGLDAAGSWGWIGDAYRGTYGDNSLLYFNSYRDARPGDALYDKARTGSDLRNGGGLLDDLKADIEAGTLPSVSWIVAPEAYSEHPNWPANYGAWYIAQVLDALTSDPEVWGRTALFITYDENDGFFDHVVPPYVPSGPAQGLSTVDTAADYFPGDLRYAAGPYGLGQRVPMTVVSPWSTGGYACSEVFDHTSVIRFMERRFGVHEPNISPWRRAVCGDLTSAFDFGRTDPAAPELPSTAAYEPPDGDRHPDYRPVPPATGAVPKQEPGSRPTRPLPYVPLVDGAADPAAGTFRLTFGGGPAAGAQFLVTSGNRTDGPWTYTTHAGATVGDTWNTAYSQGVTDLTVHGPNGFLRSFRNPGKAAGPEVTARHNTATGHLDLTLTHTGTGSVRLTLRGAAAYGGEVRAVTVRPGQTVRQTLDLRRSKRWYDVTVTSDADATFLRRFAGHVETGAPGVSDPGLRTG; encoded by the coding sequence ATGGCAGAACTCGACCGCCGCCGGCTCCTGAAGCTCGCCGGGGGCTCCGTCGCCCTCACCGCCCTGTCGAGCAGCATCGCCCGCGCCGCCACCCTCCCCGCGCGAGGGCGGACGGGCACCATCAAGGACGTCGAGCACATCGTCGTCCTGATGCAGGAGAACCGTTCCTTCGACCACTACTTCGGGACGATGAAGGGCGTACGGGGCTACGGCGACCCGCGCCCCGTCACGCTGCCCAGCGGCAAACCGGTGTGGCACCAGGCGGACGCGGCGGGCAAGGAGGTGCTGCCGTTCCGGCCGCCGGCCGACAAGCTCGGGATGCAGTTCCTCCAGGACCTGAACCACGACTGGGCGGGCGGCCACCGGGCGTTCAACAAGGGCGCCTACGACCAGTGGGTGCCCGCCAAGACGGCGACCACCATGGCCCACCTCACCCGGGACGACATCCCGTTCCACTACGCGCTCGCCGACGCGTTCACCGTCTGCGACGCGTACCACTGCTCGTTCATCGGCTCGACCGACCCCAACCGCTACTACCTGTGGAGCGGCTACACCGGCAACGACGGCGCCGGCGGCGGGCCCGAGCTGGGCAACGACGAGCGCGGATACGGCTGGACGACCTACCCGGAGCGCCTGGAAGAGGCCGGGGTGTCGTGGAAGGTGTACCAGGACATCGGCGACGGGCTCGACGCCGCCGGGTCCTGGGGGTGGATCGGTGACGCCTACCGGGGCACCTACGGCGACAACTCGCTGCTGTACTTCAACTCCTACCGCGACGCCCGGCCCGGCGACGCCCTGTACGACAAGGCCCGCACCGGCAGCGACCTGAGGAACGGGGGCGGTCTGCTGGACGACCTGAAGGCCGACATCGAGGCCGGGACGCTCCCCTCGGTGTCCTGGATCGTGGCGCCCGAGGCGTACAGCGAACACCCCAACTGGCCCGCGAACTACGGCGCCTGGTACATCGCGCAGGTGCTGGACGCGCTCACCTCGGACCCGGAGGTGTGGGGCCGTACCGCCCTGTTCATCACCTACGACGAGAACGACGGGTTCTTCGACCACGTCGTGCCGCCGTACGTCCCGTCCGGTCCCGCGCAGGGACTGTCCACCGTGGACACCGCCGCCGACTACTTCCCGGGCGACCTGCGCTACGCGGCGGGCCCCTACGGCCTCGGCCAGCGGGTGCCGATGACCGTGGTGTCGCCGTGGAGCACCGGCGGCTACGCCTGCTCCGAGGTCTTCGACCACACCTCCGTCATCCGGTTCATGGAGCGGCGTTTCGGGGTGCACGAGCCGAACATCTCGCCCTGGCGGCGGGCCGTCTGCGGCGACCTCACCTCCGCCTTCGACTTCGGGCGTACGGACCCCGCCGCGCCCGAACTGCCGTCCACCGCCGCCTACGAGCCCCCGGACGGCGACCGGCACCCCGACTACCGGCCCGTCCCGCCCGCCACCGGAGCCGTGCCGAAGCAGGAGCCCGGCTCGCGGCCCACCCGCCCGCTGCCCTACGTGCCGCTGGTGGACGGGGCCGCCGACCCGGCCGCCGGCACCTTCCGGCTCACCTTCGGCGGGGGACCGGCGGCCGGCGCGCAGTTCCTCGTGACGTCCGGCAACCGTACGGACGGCCCCTGGACCTACACCACGCACGCGGGCGCCACGGTCGGGGACACCTGGAACACCGCGTACTCCCAGGGCGTCACCGACCTCACCGTCCACGGCCCGAACGGCTTCCTGCGCTCCTTCCGCAACCCCGGCAAGGCCGCGGGCCCCGAGGTGACGGCCCGCCACAACACCGCGACCGGCCATCTCGACCTCACGCTCACCCACACCGGCACCGGCTCCGTCCGGCTGACCCTGCGCGGCGCCGCCGCCTACGGGGGAGAGGTGCGGGCGGTCACCGTGCGACCCGGGCAGACCGTGAGGCAGACGCTCGACCTGCGCCGCAGCAAGCGCTGGTACGACGTCACCGTCACGAGCGACGCGGACGCCACCTTCCTGCGGCGCTTCGCCGGGCACGTCGAGACCGGGGCGCCCGGGGTGAGCGATCCGGGGCTGCGCACCGGCTGA